A stretch of Equus przewalskii isolate Varuska chromosome 11, EquPr2, whole genome shotgun sequence DNA encodes these proteins:
- the LOC103565398 gene encoding olfactory receptor 4B1: MASTNNVTELIFTGLFRDPDVQRVCFVAFLIVYLATVVGNGLIVLTVSISKSLNSPMYFFLSQLSLVEISYSSTVVPKFITDLLAKIKTISLEGCLAQIFFFHFFGVTEILLLVVMAYDRYVAICKPLHYMNIMSHQVCQVLVAGSWLGGFVHSIIQILITIQLPFCGPNVIDHYFCDLQPLFKLTCTDTFVEGVIVLANSGLIALCSFLILVTSYIVILVNVRNHSAEGKRKALSTCASHITVVILFFGPAIFFYMRPSSTFTEDKLVAVFYTVITPMLNPIIYTLRNAEVKMAMRRLRGKKENVGME, from the coding sequence ATGGCCAGTACAAATAACGTGACTGAGTTAATATTCACTGGCCTTTTCCGGGATCCAGATGTGCAGAGAGTGTGttttgtggcatttctcattgtgTACTTGGCCACAGTGGTGGGCAATGGCCTCATCGTTCTGACGGTTAGCATCAGCAAAAGTCTCAAttcccccatgtacttcttcctaaGCCAGCTGTCTCTGGTGGAGATCAGTTACTCCTCTACGGTTGTCCCTAAATTCATCACAGACTTACTTGCCAAGATTAAAACCATCTCCCTGGAGGGCTGTCTGGCTCAGATATTCTTCTTCCACTTCTTTGGAGTCACTGAGATCCTCCTGCTTGtggtgatggcctatgaccgctatgtggccatctgcaagcctcTTCATTATATGAACATTATGAGCCACCAAGTGTGTCAAGTACTGGTGGCTGGTTCCTGGCTGGGAGGCTTTGTTCACTCCATAATTCAGATTCTCATCACCATCCAATTGCCCTTCTGTGGTCCCAATGTGATTGACCACTACTTCTGTGATCTCCAGCCATTGTTCAAGCTTACCTGCACTGACACCTTTGTGGAGGGGGTTATTGTGTTGGCCAATAGTGGCTTAATTGCTTTGTGCTCCTTCCTCATCTTGGTGACATCCTATATTGTCATCCTGGTCAACGTTAGGAACCATTCTGCAGAGGGAAAGCGCAAAGCCCTCTCTACCTGTGCCTCTCACATCACAGTGGTCATCTTGTTCTTCGGACCTGCCATCTTCTTCTACATGCGACCCTCCTCCACCTTCACTGAGGACAAACTAGTGGCTGTGTTCTATACTGTCATCACCCCAATGCTGAACCCCATCATCTACACACTCAGAAATGCTGAGGTGAAAATGGCCATGAGGAGGTTGAGGGGCAAAAAGGAAAACGTAGGGATGGagtga